Proteins from a single region of Sebastes umbrosus isolate fSebUmb1 chromosome 8, fSebUmb1.pri, whole genome shotgun sequence:
- the LOC119492462 gene encoding transitional endoplasmic reticulum ATPase, whose product MASGGESKNDDLATAILKQKSRPNRLIVDESINEDNSVVSLSQTKMDELQLFRGDTVLMKGKKRRETVCIVLSDDTCSDEKVRMNRVVRNNLRVRLGDVISIQPCPDVKYGKRIHVLPIDDTVEGITGNLFEVYLKPYFLEAYRPIRKGDIFLVRGGMRAVEFKVVETDPSPYCIVAPDTVIHCEGEPIRREDEEESLNEVGYDDIGGVRKQLAQIKEMVELPLRHPALFKAIGVKPPRGILLYGPPGTGKTLIARAVANETGAFFFLINGPEIMSKLAGESESNLRKAFEEAEKNAPAIIFIDELDAIAPKREKTHGEVERRIVSQLLTLMDGLKQRAHVIVMAATNRPNSIDPALRRFGRFDREVDIGIPDATGRLEILQIHTKNMKLADDVDLEQVANETHGHVGADLAALCSEAALQAIRKKMDLIDLEDETIDAEVMNSLAVTMDDFKWALSQSNPSALRETVVEVPNITWEDIGGLDDVKRELQELVQYPVEHPEKFLKFGMTPSKGVLFYGPPGCGKTLLAKAIANECQANFISIKGPELLTMWFGESEANVREIFDKARQAAPCVLFFDELDSIAKARGGNVGDGGGAADRVINQILTEMDGMSSKKNVFIIGATNRPDIIDPAILRPGRLDQLIYIPLPDEKSRMSILKANLRKSPISKDVDLDFLAKMTNGFSGADLTEICQRACKLAIRESIENEIRRERERQTNPSAMEVEEDDPVPEIRKDHFEEAMRFARRSVSDNDIRKYEMFAQTLQQSRGFGSFRFPSSAAGGSGPTHGSGGTGSGPVFNEDNDDDLYG is encoded by the exons ATGGCCTCGGGAGGGGA ATCCAAAAATGATGATCTAGCCACTGCAATTCTGAAACAGAAGAGCAGACCCAACAGACTGATTGTTGATGAATCCATCAATGAAGACAACagtgtggtctctctctctcag ACCAAGATGGACGAGCTGCAGCTCTTCCGTGGAGACACAGTGCTGATGAAGGGTAAGAAGAGGCGGGAGACTGTGTGCATTGTGCTGTCTGACGACACCTGCTCCGATGAAAAGGTTCGCATGAACAGGGTGGTCCGCAACAATCTGAGGGTCAGACTGGGTGATGTCATCAG CATTCAGCCATGTCCTGATGTGAAGTATGGAAAGAGGATCCACGTCCTCCCAATAGATGACACAGTAGAAGGAATTACTGGCAACCTGTTTGAGGTCTACCTGAAGCCATACTTTCTGGAGGCTTACAGGCCAATCCGCAAAG GTGATATTTTCCTGGTCAGAGGAGGCATGCGTGCTGTGGAGTTCAAGGTGGTAGAGACCGACCCCTCTCCCTACTGCATCGTTGCTCCTGACACAGTCATCCACTGTGAGGGAGAGCCAATCAGGAGAGAG GATGAGGAAGAGTCCCTGAACGAGGTTGGCTATGATGACATTGGAGGAGTGAGGAAGCAGTTAGCTCAGATCAAAGAGATGGTGGAGCTGCCTCTTAGACACCCTGCACTGTTCAAGGCCATTGGAGTCAAG CCCCCACGTGGTATCCTGCTATATGGACCCCCTGGAACTGGAAAGACCTTGATTGCCAGAGCCGTAGCCAATGAAACTGGAGCTTTCTTCTTCCTGATTAATG GTCCTGAGATCATGAGTAAGCTGGCAGGAGAGAGCGAGAGTAACCTGAGAAAGGCCTTCGAGGAAGCAGAGAAGAACGCTCCTGCCATCATCTTTATTGATGAGCTTGACGCCATCGCTCCTAAGAGAGAGAAG aCCCATGGAGAAGTGGAGAGGCGTATTGTTTCCCAGCTGCTGACACTTATGGACGGCCTGAAACAGAGAGCTCATGTCATCGTCATGGCTGCCACCAACAGACCCAACAGCATTGACCCAGCTCTCAGGAGATTTG GTCGTTTTGATAGGGAGGTGGACATTGGCATCCCTGACGCCACTGGCAGATTGGAGATACTCCAGATTCACACCAAGAACATGAAACTGGCTGATGATGTTGACTTGGAACAG GTAGCCAATGAGACCCATGGACACGTGGGTGCAGATCTGGCTGCTCTCTGCTCCGAGGCTGCCCTGCAGGCCATCAGGAAGAAGATGGACCTGATCGACCTTGAGGATGAGACCATTGATGCTGAAGTCATGAACTCGCTTGCGGTTACTATGGATGACTTCAAG TGGGCCCTGAGCCAGAGCAACCCATCTGCACTGAGGGAGACAGTTGTTGAGGTTCCCAACATCACCTGGGAGGACATCGGAGGTCTGGATGATGTCAAGAGGGAGCTGCAGGAGTTGGTGCAG TACCCAGTGGAGCACCCAGAAAAGTTCCTCAAGTTTGGCATGACCCCATCCAAGGGCGTGCTGTTCTATGGTCCCCCTGGTTGTGGTAAGACTCTGCTGGCCAAAGCCATCGCCAATGAGTGCCAGGCAAATTTCATCTCCATCAAAGGACCTGAGCTGCTCACCATGTGGTTCGGAGAGTCTGAGGCCAACGTCAGAGAGATCTTTGACAAG GCCCGTCAAGCAGCCCCATGCGTTCTCTTCTTTGATGAGCTGGACTCCATAGCCAAGGCCCGTGGCGGCAACGTGGGAGATGGTGGCGGAGCGGCCGACCGTGTCATCAACCAGATCCTGACCGAGATGGACGGAATGTCCAGCAAGAAGAACGTCTTCATCATTGGAGCCACAAACAGACCAGACATCATCGACCCTGCCATCCTGAGACCCGGCCGTCTGGATCAGCTCATCTACATCCCCCTGCCCGACGAGAAGAGCAGGATGAGCATCCTGAAGGCCAACCTCCGCAAGAGCCCCATCAGCAAG GATGTGGACTTGGACTTCCTGGCAAAGATGACCAATGGCTTCTCTGGAGCCGATCTTACAGAGATCTGCCAGCGGGCGTGTAAGCTGGCCATCAGAGAGAGCATCGAGAATGAGATccgcagagagagggagaggcagacCAACCCATCAGCTATG GAGGTGGAAGAGGATGATCCTGTGCCAGAGATCAGGAAGGACCACTTTGAGGAGGCAATGCGATTCGCTCGTCGCTCTGTCAGTGACAATGATATCCGCAAATATGAGATGTTTGCTCAGACACTGCAGCAGAGCCGCGGCTTTGGCAGCTTCAG GTTTCCCTCCAGTGCTGCAGGCGGCAGCGGTCCAACCCATGGCTCAGGAGGAACTGGCAGTGGTCCAGTGTTCAATGAAGACAACGACGATGACCTTTACGGATAA
- the akr1a1a gene encoding aldo-keto reductase family 1 member A1-A: MSAFVTLSTGQRMPVVGLGTWKSTPGQVKQSVLAALDCGYRHIDCAAAYSNEQEVGEALSTRVGPGKALRREEVFVTSKLWNTKHHPEDVEEACRTSLAHLGLSYLDLYLMHWPMAFQRGTELMPRREDGSICYSDTHYRDTWAAMESLVDKGLVKAIGLSNFNARQTDDIISIARHTPVVNQVECHPYLCQADLLSHCRSMAVCVTAYSPLGSGDRPWASPDEPSLLQDPRLGAIAQRYQKTPAQLILRWHVQRGVVCIPKSVTPSRIQQNLQVFDFSLSEDDMKLIESFNRNERFIVPAVERDGKRVWRDAEHPHFPFNDPY, encoded by the exons ATGAGCGCCTTCGTGACTCTCTCCACGGGGCAGAGGATGCCCGTGGTTGGGCTCGGCACATGGAAGAGCACTCCAGGACAG gtGAAGCAGTCAGTGCTGGCAGCTTTAGACTGTGGCTACAGACACATTGACTGTGCTGCTGCATACAGTAATGAACAGGAGGTGGGAGAGGCTCTGTCCACCAGGGTCGGCCCTGGGAAG GCTCTCCGTCGTGAGGAGGTGTTTGTAACCTCCAAACTGTGGAACACCAAACACCACCCGGAGGATGTTGAGGAGGCCTGCAGGACCAGTCTGGCCCACCTGGGTCTCTCATATCTGGACTTGTACCTTATGCACTGGCCCATGGCATTTCA GCGAGGGACAGAGTTGATGCCTCGACGTGAAGATGGAAGCATTTGTTACTCTGACACACACTACAGAGATACGTGGGCGGCCATGGAGAGCCTGGTGGACAAAGGTCTTGTCAAAGCTATAGGACTGTCCAACTTCAACGCTAGGCagactgatgacatcatcagcatCGCCAGACACACACCTGTGGTGAACCAG GTGGAATGCCATCCGTATTTGTGTCAAGCAGATCTCCTGTCTCACTGTCG GTCAATGGCAGTCTGTGTGACAGCCTACAGTCCTCTGGGCAGCGGAGACAGACCCTGGGCCTCTCCTGATGAACCAAGTCTGCTACAGGATCCTCGACTGGGAGCTATCGCCCAGAGATACCAGAAAACACCTGCCCAGCTCATACTCAG GTGGCACGTTCAGAGGGGTGTCGTGTGTATCCCTAAAAGTGTGACGCCCTCCAGGATCCAGCAGAACTTGCAGGTGTTTGACTTTTCCCTGTCAGAAGACGACATGAAGCTGATTGAATCCTTCAATCGCAACGAGCGCTTCATCGTCCCAGCAGTCGAG agggacGGCAAGAGAGTGTGGAGAGATGCAGAACATCCTCATTTCCCCTTCAATGATCCTTACTGA
- the dnajb5 gene encoding dnaJ homolog subfamily B member 5 has protein sequence MGKDYYKTLGIPKGSNEEEIKKAYRRMALRFHPDKNKDANAEEKFKEIAEAYEVLSDPKKRVVYDQLGEEGLRAGGNSSSGAPGSSTYHYTFHGDPHATFASFFGGSNPFDMFFGSNRGHSRSNGFSFHNDHDGEQDMDVDEDDPFAHIGRQFGFPGGMNNGFPGEGRRRRGAPSERLGTGRKHQDPPVVHELKVSLEEIFHGCTKRMKITRRRLNPDGRSMRTEDKILNIIIKKGWKEGTKITFPKEGDETPENIPADIAFVLKDKGHIHFKRDGSNIIFNSKISLKEALCGCTVSIPTLENRIISLPCHDIIKPGTVKRLRGEGLPFPKNPSQRGDLIVEFSVRFPDRIPPQSREIIRQHLPQS, from the exons ATGGGGAAGGACTACTACAAGACCCTGGGCATCCCCAAGGGCTCCAACGAGGAGGAGATCAAGAAGGCCTACCGGCGCATGGCGCTGCGCTTCCATCCTGACAAGAACAAGGATGCCAATGCCGAGGAGAAGTTCAAGGAGATCGCTGAGGCCTATGAGGTCCTCAGCGACCCCAAGAAGAGGGTCGTCTACGATCAGCTAGGAGAGGAAG GGTTGAGGGCGGGAGGCAACAGCTCTTCAGGTGCTCCTGGCAGCTCAACGTACCACTACACCTTCCACGGAGACCCCCACGCCACTTTCGCCTCCTTCTTTGGCGGCTCCAACCCCTTCGACATGTTCTTTGGCTCCAACCGCGGCCACAGCCGCTCCAACGGTTTCTCCTTCCACAACGACCATGACGGGGAGCAGGACATGGACGTGGACGAGGATGACCCCTTCGCTCATATCGGGAGACAGTTTGGCTTTCCTGGGGGGATGAACAACGGCTTCCCAGGGGAGGGCCGCAGGAGGAGGGGGGCGCCGTCGGAGCGCCTGGGGACCGGGCGGAAGCACCAGGACCCTCCGGTGGTCCACGAGCTGAAGGTCTCGCTGGAAGAGATCTTCCACGGCTGCACCAAGCGCATGAAGATCACCCGCCGCAGGCTGAACCCGGATGGGCGCAGCATGAGGACAGAGGACAAGATCCTCAACATTATCATCAAAAAGGGATGGAAGGAGGGGACCAAAATCACCTTCCCAAAGGAGGGGGACGAGACCCCCGAGAACATTCCTGCCGACATAGCCTTTGTGCTCAAAGACAAAGGGCACATCCACTTCAAGAGAGACGGTTCCAATATCATTTTTAACAGCAAGATCAGTCTAAAAGAG GCATTGTGTGGCTGCACCGTAAGCATTCCCACGCTGGAAAACCGCATCATCTCGCTCCCCTGTCACGACATCATCAAGCCCGGGACGGTGAAGCGACTCAGAGGAGAAGGCCTGCCTTTCCCCAAGAACCCGTCGCAGCGTGGTGACCTCATCGTGGAGTTTTCTGTCCGTTTTCCCGACAGGATTCCCCCTCAGTCCAGAGAGATTATCAGACAACACCTCCCCCAGTCGTAG